Proteins from a genomic interval of Terriglobales bacterium:
- the modB gene encoding molybdate ABC transporter permease subunit, with translation MNWPAIWLSLRLAAIVCLILLVVGVPVAYWIAFSRRRWKFLIEAVVALPLVLPPTVLGYYMLLALGPRSPFGRIAESIFSARLAFSFPGLVIASVLYSFPFAVQPMVNAFESVDRKLLDAAAVLGASRARVFRTIILPIAKAGVITGAVLSFAHTIGEFGVVLMVGGNIPGVTQTISIAIYDEVQALDYALAARTSALLLVFSFATLTFVYALNRRTSIWWSGARNA, from the coding sequence ATGAACTGGCCGGCAATTTGGTTGAGTCTACGACTGGCTGCAATCGTCTGCCTCATTCTGCTGGTGGTTGGAGTCCCGGTCGCATACTGGATTGCATTCTCGCGACGACGATGGAAGTTTCTGATCGAAGCCGTCGTGGCACTACCGCTCGTGCTGCCGCCGACCGTTCTCGGTTATTACATGCTGCTCGCTTTAGGGCCAAGAAGTCCATTCGGGCGCATCGCGGAATCGATCTTTTCCGCTCGGCTGGCATTTTCATTTCCCGGATTGGTCATTGCCTCGGTACTCTACAGCTTCCCATTCGCGGTTCAGCCGATGGTCAATGCTTTCGAGTCAGTGGACCGCAAGCTTCTGGATGCTGCCGCGGTTCTCGGCGCATCGCGTGCGCGGGTTTTTCGTACCATCATTCTTCCGATCGCGAAAGCCGGAGTAATCACTGGCGCGGTCCTTAGCTTCGCTCACACGATTGGAGAATTCGGCGTGGTGTTGATGGTCGGCGGCAACATCCCGGGCGTGACGCAGACCATCTCAATCGCGATCTACGATGAGGTCCAGGCGCTCGATTATGCGCTTGCAGCGCGAACGTCTGCGCTGTTGCTAGTCTTCTCTTTTGCGACTCTGACTTTCGTCTACGCTCTCAATCGAAGAACTTCCATCTGGTGGTCGGGTGCGCGGAACGCTTGA
- the modA gene encoding molybdate ABC transporter substrate-binding protein has protein sequence MRALVLCVALLAGSSQIFAQETLTVAAAADLQPVMTDIAVRFEHQSGSRVKLSFGSSGNFFAQIENGAPYDVFFSADVDYPTKLQAAGLIEPGSLDRYATGKIALWASEGSTVDVSKGLLVLGTDAVRKVAIANPAHAPYGRAAEAALRSAGLWDSVSSKLVLGENIAQTAQFVESGNADVGIVALSLVLAPEMKGEGRYFVVPQNFYPPLEQAAAIVKGSRHKNLSRRFLQFVKSSEITSLLRQYGFAVGETER, from the coding sequence ATGAGAGCTCTAGTCCTTTGCGTGGCCCTTCTGGCCGGTTCCTCGCAGATATTTGCCCAGGAGACCCTCACGGTTGCTGCCGCAGCCGATCTGCAGCCGGTTATGACGGACATCGCGGTACGATTTGAACACCAATCTGGAAGCAGAGTGAAGCTTTCATTCGGCTCATCGGGAAACTTCTTCGCACAGATTGAAAACGGCGCTCCCTACGATGTCTTCTTCTCTGCCGACGTGGACTATCCCACAAAATTGCAAGCTGCGGGATTGATCGAGCCTGGATCGCTTGACCGGTACGCGACCGGCAAGATCGCATTGTGGGCCTCGGAGGGTTCGACGGTTGATGTGAGCAAAGGCCTTTTGGTCCTGGGCACTGATGCAGTAAGAAAAGTGGCGATCGCAAATCCTGCGCACGCGCCTTATGGACGCGCCGCCGAAGCTGCGCTCAGAAGCGCCGGTTTGTGGGACAGTGTGTCTTCCAAACTCGTGTTAGGTGAGAACATCGCGCAAACAGCGCAGTTTGTGGAGTCGGGAAATGCAGATGTTGGAATTGTTGCTCTGTCACTGGTCCTTGCTCCCGAGATGAAGGGCGAAGGCAGATACTTCGTCGTTCCACAAAATTTCTACCCGCCCTTGGAACAGGCGGCAGCCATCGTTAAGGGCTCACGGCATAAGAATCTCTCACGCAGGTTTCTTCAATTCGTGAAGAGCAGCGAAATCACGTCCCTCCTTCGACAATACGGATTTGCTGTAGGGGAAACGGAACGATGA
- a CDS encoding helix-turn-helix transcriptional regulator, translating into MKLYTPRDAAQVLGISYPAIKQWIYRGKLKTVLTAGGHHRVPESELDKYLASVRKHGAIPKRRQSFRRISGRNQLIGRIMDVKLEGLLAQVTLGIGDQKITSIITADAAREMRLAKGMVAAALIKSTEVMIVVPD; encoded by the coding sequence ATGAAGCTCTATACGCCGCGCGATGCCGCGCAAGTGCTCGGGATCAGTTATCCCGCGATCAAGCAGTGGATCTATCGCGGCAAGCTGAAGACCGTGCTTACCGCAGGCGGACACCATCGTGTTCCCGAATCGGAATTGGACAAATATCTTGCGTCAGTTCGCAAGCATGGCGCCATTCCAAAGCGCCGCCAGAGCTTTCGCCGCATCAGCGGGCGCAACCAGCTTATCGGCCGCATCATGGATGTGAAGCTGGAAGGGTTGCTCGCACAGGTCACGCTTGGCATCGGGGACCAGAAAATCACGTCTATTATCACCGCTGACGCGGCTCGCGAAATGCGGCTCGCGAAAGGCATGGTGGCTGCCGCTCTGATCAAATCGACAGAAGTAATGATTGTCGTTCCAGACTGA
- the msrA gene encoding peptide-methionine (S)-S-oxide reductase MsrA, with protein MEKATFAAGCFWGVEESFRQVPGVAETTVGYLGGHTANPTYKDVCTDETGHAEVVQVTFDPSKVSYERLLDVFWSAHDPTTLNRQGPDIGTQYRSAIFFHSPEQERQARASKEKMQRAGKFKRPIVTEITPASTFYRAEDYHQKYLAKRGLSHCHI; from the coding sequence ATGGAGAAAGCAACATTTGCTGCCGGATGCTTTTGGGGAGTCGAAGAAAGCTTCCGGCAGGTCCCGGGAGTCGCCGAGACCACAGTCGGCTATCTTGGCGGCCACACGGCGAATCCCACCTACAAAGACGTGTGCACCGATGAAACCGGACACGCCGAAGTCGTACAGGTCACATTTGATCCATCCAAGGTGAGCTACGAAAGATTGCTGGACGTATTCTGGTCGGCGCACGATCCCACAACGCTGAATCGCCAAGGCCCAGATATCGGGACGCAGTATCGTTCAGCAATTTTCTTCCACTCGCCGGAGCAGGAGCGGCAGGCACGCGCCTCAAAAGAGAAGATGCAGAGAGCGGGCAAGTTCAAGCGCCCCATCGTCACTGAAATTACGCCTGCCTCAACCTTCTACCGCGCCGAGGACTATCACCAGAAATATCTGGCCAAGCGCGGTCTAAGCCATTGTCATATTTAG
- a CDS encoding DUF3052 domain-containing protein — MKTAGYSGTPLYKKLGIQAGDRVWFSGNPDGYEPELQKAGEFQLVAKLGTNLDFLHLFTTSRNDLARNFPKLKSALKPDGIAWISWPKKTSGVKTDLDENIVRELGLKAGLVDVKVCAVDDVWSGLKFVFRLKDR; from the coding sequence ATGAAGACGGCTGGATATTCCGGTACACCTTTGTATAAGAAGCTTGGGATCCAAGCGGGCGACAGAGTCTGGTTTTCCGGCAATCCGGACGGCTACGAACCGGAATTGCAAAAGGCGGGAGAGTTCCAGCTCGTCGCAAAGCTCGGCACAAATCTTGATTTCCTACATCTGTTCACGACCAGCCGCAATGATTTGGCGCGCAATTTTCCCAAACTGAAAAGCGCGCTGAAGCCCGATGGCATTGCCTGGATCTCCTGGCCCAAGAAAACGTCCGGCGTCAAGACTGATCTCGACGAAAACATAGTGCGTGAGCTGGGACTCAAGGCAGGCCTGGTAGATGTGAAGGTTTGTGCGGTGGACGATGTCTGGTCAGGATTAAAGTTCGTATTTCGGCTGAAGGACCGCTGA